Below is a genomic region from Periplaneta americana isolate PAMFEO1 chromosome 7, P.americana_PAMFEO1_priV1, whole genome shotgun sequence.
taacaacttcaaattagtttaactctgaaaatactgagattgtGGAATTTCCCACAATAACAGATCGAAATCCGCATTGGGCATTTCCACAATGGTAAACACTTTGACCTATAAAACCTAACCACAGAATATAAATGGTTTGGAAAATATCGTAAAATAATCCGCTGTGGGCCTACTACCGAAACCACACCCTACGCAACGTAGAGATAAATCggtgtaatttatttcaaatttacagTGTAAAAATAAAGGTATCCCCtttacacgccatgaaggcagttggggagcatggaggtagagccccatgctttcttgaccacGGCActaggtggtgtggtcggcaccacgctctgaccgccttttaccgccGGGAAAGACGCGGGATtcagttttataggaggctgaatgaacatcggggccgttctggaagtttggcaacgagaaaaccCCCTCACCACCCGGgattgaaccccggaccttccaatccGTAATCAGCTGCAGAGTTATAATATTGTGTATTGTGCTCTCGTTGAACACGTGTGGAATTCCCTATCCTATGTGTTCTCTAATATCTAGTATGAtatacaatgttgaagaaagattttcttgattttttttctggtgAGGAAGAGTGAAGGATCAAGGACAGTCGTGGCAAACGTGTTCCTGGTCTGACGATAAGTTTATTGAAAACAGGTTTTACGCTATTTTTGCTTTCTCTTTAGAGAAAATAGGCCAATTGGATGGAGTTACgcacagtagcggctggtggtcaaaataatgagtgtgctacaatctctatatcggcctactgtatacacttacatgtatttatattaatttgagactcgcgtagtgacgaaatatgaagtccatacgacattccttcctactgcaggacttgtcaattaccctggagttaaacccctccatcttggacatcatactcttttctattgacagtattgcaagagcagtgaggcgatcctgggacatagtgttccttaaaaacgtttttatgcgtttaaagaaagaaaagcatctttctggctcagcaatggtcattggtgttgtaaccgaaatatttaacaacttcgttactttacataatggatcctgtgaattgttgaaggctatgttatgtattgtaacaattgaacagctccatctatatttcagAAGACGGATcgtccgtatagaactccaagttgtgtctttaacactcttttgttcagtatagtatagctgttgacagcaacttcaagttcgcgttcaggaaaattatgcgaaaaattgtcaaaaaattcgctgtttaacaattttgttgcgtctaggtagcttaaagactgaaacgataagtagtttcctgaattatagtCACATAATTCCTTGGCCTCAATTTTCTAGACtgattgattcaggaggaacctcaaaaaccaggtagatggcagcagcggtcggacacttgaattgccAAACACATTGTACATACAAAtcaatacccggctccggaacaatttttcccctccaaattattcaagtcaactttacggggagttatacctgaaatcttgatttgcataaaacacgtcactgttcgttaacagaaaaccacaatttaagtcacacagagttagtgtgcactcgaagttggttgcttgacggttgtcagcccactttgatgtctgtggatatagagggaaaaattggatcggtgtcggttagagttcccgggtagctcagtggtagagcgttggtacgttaaaccaaaggtcccgggttcgatacccggctccggaacaatttttcccctcgaaattattcaagtcaactttacggggagttatacctgaaatcttgatttgcataatacacgtcactgttcgttaacagaaaaccacaatttaagtcacacggagttagtgtgcactcgaagttggttgcttgacggttgtcagcccactttgatgtctgtggatatagagggaaaaattggatcggtgtcggttagagttcctgggtagctcagtgatagagcgttggtaagttaaaccaaaggtcccgggttcgatacccggctccggaacaatttttcccctcgaaattattcaagtcaactttacggggagttatacctgaaatcttgatttgcataatacacgtcactgttcgttaacagaaaaccacaatttaagtcacacagagttagtgtgcactcgaagttggttgcttgacggttgtcagcccactttgatgtctgtggatatagagggaaaaattggatcggtgtcggttagagttcccgggtagctcagtggtagagcgttggtacgttaaaccaaaggtcccgggttcgatacccggctccggaacaatttttcccctcgaaattattacattgtacatagttccgagttcttccacaaacaagcattctttcgttacgctttacttttgtaatctccaagctgtgtcgtgctgaagctgactacagcacttccccgcgtaaaaatagccaatcagagcagtgatttcagcttcgtacatgcgcattagttgtctacattctcatgtagagttttgagtagcacaacgaaccccctgaggcaccaaagagcgaagagcgaagactaaacactctataacgcgtcatgaacataaccacggaaaattgtcaaatggcagatcaaatactatggtattgcaaatacattatttgagcaaaaaagtcattgtgctgtagcactgttgcacataaggacgggccgcccctggttaCGGAGTAATAGAcaaaccgacaatttgaaaaaaaaaaaaaaaaaatgagatgtttgcacaaatctgttgatggcaggctaatttaactctgaaaaaatcaagaatgcaatatctgaattttgctgctatttatgagCAAAAATTCGTTCATTGCatacaattcatttatttattttgctttgaaatattaattcaactgcaggtctcttattaaaaatcggttggcctttttttggtattatttgtgctatttttggtAATAATATTGATTACAatatttcttgcataaaatgttttataaagaaacacatttatttcaatggccaatatctcgaaacaggtttttggcgcttcgtctcttattgtgtaactccgtccaattatgatAGTGCAGAAaatcaatttcgaaattttggaaaaaaatacaagttTCCAGAATCAGTGATACCGGAAAAATTCTGCGCTGTATCAGGGTTACACCAGCACACAGAATACGTCATCCGGTTTCAGGAATGGAACTAGCTGTGTTGGTTTGAatactttatttttgtttcggttcaAAAATGGAGGGTATAGATCTGTgataagagaagaaattaagTAATGAAGaggatgcaatatattttctcttaattCGAAGCGATATTCCGAAATTAGTTCCAGTTCAGAACGAATTTTTCACTATGGTTTACAAAACACCACCTAGTGGCAGACATATAAAACTGTACGTATTCCGCggcaatattaaacaaaatgtccATAGTTTCTTTTATCGCTGTGCAAACTTCATCTGGATAAGGTCAGTAACCAGCTTCTACTGATTTTTAAACTCCcgggaagtttttaataaccttgTAGGCTATGTACAGTCTCACACATTTTTTGCTACAGCCaaatggaaatgtttttcgaaaaacGCTCGGTTACATCTAACGGTACAGTATTTTAAAAGACAgtttttcacaaaaacaaaccatTCTTGAGATCATTGTTGTGCGAATTGTGACGtcatcggaaacatttttaaattacaccctGTATTTCTCTATATACCGTCTGAAAAATAAAGGTAATaatggcaacactgactattatcttcgacatatattcatagaagtaataattaaagaagccacacttacaccacagtctaatatatacagttacgaagctcaatacttagtaatatgcaaacatagatagttgctcaccaccaggatcgctactatcgcctcatcacagagatgataaaatgtattgtactttcgatatagtgttcttttgaaaaaattaacaccttccttccactattgaaatatgaaatacataaggtttatatatattattttcataaaatatattttatattctataaCCTCACcctcctggatctttcggaataaggataactctgacctctttttcttacaatttatagtgctacaaacgtctccttgtcgcatataattattgaaattattgtattttagctatttacagttattacaaccgataacgaacatttaacagtttacacaaattttcacaacaatggaaatacggcacagtcaatgccttttcaatCCAAACCGTAATGTAatatatgttcgagttttctatttcagtatatggaaCTCAGTGacatataactttattgcgtatcattgctaagatttatttagtgtaatgtgtccataagttccgtttacttcttgttgcataatgtgttgcagaaataattacaaaactgtgttattttaatgtgaagagaattttacatgttaacataatctgtcgcgtcaacattttaagtttagaattgaagctattttgaggtttaataaaaaagaatttatattgtgatttcaatttagcacatctaccttccttaattttagacaaaaaatttaccataccactcctatgaaattagtgtacgtacaattgtgttacttcgtctcttaagtagtagataaatacaataattcagtactcaattgtagtattaaaatacaaattgaatgtgcggggtatcatacatgatattatgcttaattataatatataattgcgaatttaggaatataagttaaatatagtaaacataacctataatttccatatgaatggcaaggtatTGGAGAtgactaaatttagacagaaaggggcaattggtacagtaaacataacttataatttcAACTTGtgtaaatatccgtgcggtgcaactgaaaattattgaatcgtgcataaatgaatgtacaagaatttcacaatatttaatcgaaatgaaggcaggtattacacatacgaacaacgtaattttcacaccataaataatattacaccttaactcgcaagtgaattgtctgaagtgtctcataatcattgttttaaattttattaatggaattacactacatttcagagaaatatatgttactgtttatgcattccaattaatttatacggttgaaacgccgcccttcgtgatcgggttaagcgagttacatggtctgccttaaggcctgtattagatcacgatgactgtggcacagtctattgttcctagtactcacagcgctccaaggggctagcaactaccgcgagaattgcaaaaaatcattccaagcttcgtgactgtgacttcgcctctttgtcagtttctgcaagaagttccagctgaacaacgacttcgttcgtgatgtttcccttgccgctatcagaagatcacttgccattttaaaataccatctgtgctttgtttcctaaaaaggaagaaTTTTGCTCgaatgtctaatctgtttgtttactatgtttaggcctgttatatgcatgctattatctttcctgtacttaattttcccctttgttcgttcccctcctttctcttttgtggtctgtttttgttttcactcaatatgtttattatgctttgtccaatgaggcagtcccgttattgggaaagctgaaagagtgtatTTCAATGTGTTAGACTGcgcttacaccaacaaattatcgattactATCGGTTAGTAAGGTTAGATATCTTTGGACGTCAGTGTACCAGTTCTattagaaggaaagaagaaccTACCGATACCAaggagtccacacctatggagtaacggctagcgcgtctggccgcgaaaccaggtggcccgggttcgattcccggtcggagcaagttacccggttgagtttttttccggggttttccctcaacccaatatgagcaaatgctgggtaactttcggtgctggaccccggactcatttcaccctcattatcactttcatatcattcagacgctaaaaaaacctgagatgttgatacagcgtcgtaaaataacccactaaaaaaaaagataccaaggaaaTGCTGGAAACAAGTCTTATATAGTAACAGATTCCATAAATGGTTCCCCTTTCCTTTTCTCTGTGATAATGGAGCCGATACTTAATTCTGAATGTTGGATGTTGCCGTAAATGTGATTtagttgaaaaaataaaataaaaaattcgcaCCACTTGGGATagttaacattttttattatattcctacACCCCGTAAAAAATACATCGTGAAAGCACAAATTGCATCTAAATTCTCCAGTTCCTCTTTCCCTTCCATGATaaataaggtaatattttcacattttgtcTGCTCTTTTATACATGATGaggcatttttattttacagccGGGTGGTGGCCAGGTTGTTTTTATAGATCGATTCGAAGACGACAAATCTGCTACTGACAACTACGTTGCCACTGATCTTAAAGTGAAGAAAGCTGATAGAACTTCATTCAAGATATCTGGTCCAGTGGAGTTTAAGAAGGATTTCCCAGCAGACGCGAAGGTTAGGCATCTACTGTGCTGCATATGGTTATGTGATGGAACTTCGATACTTTGCCGCACCAcacagaaaaaagtcaaataattgaaaataacctctAAATTAAATCAAATCACTCTAGAGACACGATGTGGTCACTGCGAAAACTATAAACCACCCAATATctcctaaatttatttatttatttatttatttattttcttatttatttatttatgttctaactttttatttattttcttacttatttatttatttagttttatatatacaCCTATATATGTAATACCATTTAAGCATGCGTTAGATACGTTTTTATCAACCTGAGATTCTATTATGTCGCGGTCATATTTTCTAAAGAGGGATTTTATAATCTAATATTGcttcttttcactttcatatcctcTTTATTTTTATGGtatatataattagatattaatttctttaagattttactgtaaataatgaTTCGTcaatttatgtattaatattatgtatattttgtcaaaatttaaaacttagaaacatgttttatttatttatttatttatttatttatttatttatttatttattatgttcacACCCAATGACGACATAATCCATCTACCAAAaagcgtatatgcaaggcatatcaaaagcctgaacaaaccaaacctaacctattaGTGATTCTCGACTTTATGAAAACGTGTTTACTTACTTTTCAGATATTTGCAGCACTGAAATACTGATTTCGAGAGTTATTTGCTGGTTATAGTCATAACTGTTGAGATTTCTGGAACAATTTTGCGTGAAATGTTTCTTCAGTGAAACTGTAATGTATGAATCGTGGTATATATTATAAGCTTACTTAATTTGTGCCGCGTACATATTTGTACGGTTATTCCATCTCAGTTCCATGTGTTGATGAAATACTCAAATcagagtttttatttatttttattcttttttcacttcacataaatttggaacaaaattagaaacttactTCCTATGAATAACTTATCGCTAGAATTTTGCTCTTTTCTCAAAATGAGTCAATTTcgcttcaaattaaattttttgctaTAATTCGCTAAAATAATTTCGATATTATATTAATCACAATCACATGATTTGTGGAAATATCTTCAAAagactgtaatatatattttttttcactgaTAAAAGTTATTGAACAAGTAGTAACTACCCTACTTCGCtctgttaatattataattttgatcGTAAAATTACTGATTAACTAGTTTCGATGTGGTTTGCGTCTTCCTCTGAGTCCTAAACTataggtaagcagattttttcagcctacgcAGTATATATaacttagcttcgccactgactTATACCGACAGCTCATTTTTCAGAATttgattttgtgttattttacttCCCATATAGATTGATGTTACTTTATATGAACAAAAATCCTCTGGTGAATGGATGAAGATACCCGGAAACACTGAAGataatttctgcacattcatAATGAAGAATGACATGTGGAAAGAGTTCGTGCATGGAACAGACATTCCTGTACAGTGCCCTCTAAATAaggtaagattattattattattattattattattattattattattattattattattattattattattattatttacttacttacaaatggcttttaaggaacccgaaggttcattgccgccctcacataagcccgccatcggtccctatcctgtgcaagattaatccagtctctatcatcatatcccacctccatcaaatccattttaatattatcctcccatctacgtctcggcctaccgaaaggtctttttccctctggtctcccaactaacactctatatgcatttctggattcgcccatacgtgctatatgccctgccaatctcaaacgtctagattttatgttcctaattatgtcaggtgaagaatacaatgcgtgcagttctgcgttgtgtaactttctccattctcctgtaacttcatcccacttagccgcaaatattttcctaaccaccttattctcaaacacccttaacctatgttcctctctcagagtgaaagtccaagtttcacagccatacagaacaacaggtaatataactgttttataaattctaactttcagattttttgacagcagactattaatattaataataataataataataataataataataatcatcatcatcatcatcatcatcaccgacGTTCATAGCCTTGATTATTTCGTCGTAGACAGAGAATTCAGAAGGGATACTGAACTAGATTTGTCGtttctttttaacataaaaaggttatgttttatttaacgacgctcgcaactgccgaggttataccagcgtcgccggcgtgccggaattttgtcccgcaggagttcttttacatgccggtaaatctactgacatgagtctgccgcatttaagcacacttaaatgccatcgacttgggccgggatcgaacccgcaacctcgggcatagaaggccagtttTTAACGAAAATCAAACTATACTTACTGATAGGGTTTCCAATGGTATAATACCAGCTGTAATTGGAATTGAAGGGGGTTAAGACTGAAATTTCGATATATTCGtcgaaattatcaattttttacaTTCATGCTTATGCAATggttttctttcataaaatatcatCAATATTGTCCTGCGGGCATTTTTAAAGTCCACGCGGGGTAACATATAGTACAGGGGGGGAATTCTAAGGTCAGCACATGGTGTTATGTCTATTTCACTGATATCCATTTTCTTATGACACATTAATGATACAAAAAATccatacaattttttaattgtcTAAGTTTTAGCCTACTTGTAGTGACCAAatttcagttaaaaaaaataaaagttgcaATACAATGAGCATTATAAATTCGACTACACAAAAGcagtaaaacaattaataaacaaaatcCTGTCAAATTTGGTATCATGGATCATGTTATCTATGTAAGTATatgacaaaaatttgaaaaaagattTCTTCAAAAACATAGAGTTTGAAAATTTCAGCCTTAAGTCCCTTACATGGTTGCATTAGTGACTACAATACGTGTAAAACTATTAAAATGTGGTTTTCATATaaaaaagtgacaggagattAGGGAAAATCCCAATGATTGTGTGTAACGTTCATATAGTAATTATGGTAATGGAATTATgatatatgaataggcctacaatatgctgtgagatttaagtgtgtttaatgaACGGAAAGAAATAAGCTGTGAATAACAGTCaaccttacaataataataataataataacaataataataataataataataataataacaataataacaataataataataatcattcattcccagtctgctctcgaaaaagctgaaagttagaatttataaaacagttacatttccggttgttctgtatggttgtgaagcttggactctcactttgagagaggcacagaggttaagggtgctcgagaataagatgcttaggaaaatatttggggctaagagggatgaagttacagaagaacggagaaagttacacaatgcaaaactgcacgcattgtattcttatttttaacttggttatttaacgacgctgtatcaattacgaggttatttagcgtcgatgggattggtgatagcgagatggtatttggcgagatgaggccggggattccccatagattacctgacatttgccttacatttggggaaaacctcggaaaaaacccaaccaggtaatccgcccaagtgggactcgaacccgctcccgaacgcaactccggatcgccaGGAAAGCGCttgtataaagtgttagttggaagacctgaggggaaaagacctttggcgaggccaagacgtagatgggaggataatattaaaatggatttgagggaggcgagATATGGTAGgaactggtttaatcttgctcacgatagggactgatggcaggcttatgtgagggcatcaatgaacctccgggttccttgaaagccatttgtaagtaataataataatactaataatacattaaaacagaATGGGCTAGTAAGAGGAcaagcgcacacacacacacacacacactcttatatatatatatatatatatatatatatatatatatatatatatttgttatttttgttacagGGCTCATATGCATTAAAGAATTCTGTGATAAAGCTAAAAAATCTGCCAATGATGTCACCTGGATGTTAcaaagcaaatataaaaattacagataGCACGGGTGGGAATGTGTATTCAAGCATCATACATGGTAGGTTCTCCAAGATGGATGGAACGTCGAATCAGAAGTGTGTAGAATCTTAACCGCAGGAAAGGAAGTGATTCCAACTTATGTTCACCAGTGTACCGTACTGTTTCTTTTATCTGCCTGCCAACATAAATGACAGGCATTACTTTGCTATACAACAGTATAATTAAAACCCATATGACTTAATGTACTTGTTTTCATTTCTGTGTCTCGAGTGAAGGATGAtgtgaaattttattaaaactaCTGGAATTCAAGAACTGTTGCCCGTCTGGGTATGCATTGGTAGGTTATTTTCATTGCAACTTTGAGTCCAACTATGTCCATCCTTCACACGACACCACAACTACTGCCACCACCCTTACAACATAATTTCCACAACaataactaccaccaccaccaccaccctcaCAATATCCATAACCACAATGCCACCACCCTCATTATATCCACCACCCCAAAACACCACCAACTCTTCACAACATTCACAACCACAACTACCACGACCATCAATATATCCAAATCAACttaatatagtaatatgcgttacaagagcggtatgttgacgttttcagcgaaaagattgaaaaagcgaaacgtagctgagcttttttaatttccgagaacatgaaagcaaacataccgctcgtgtatcgtacattattttgtgcgaagatcgtttattacatacctgaaagaggaatttctaattagttgcaatgaaatctccatcttggtttctgttcaatgatggcaactttggaaaacaaatatatctatcttcaacattgttcctataaaatgttttctgtgtttactatactgcagcaggccgtgatatatgtctatctttttttccccccagtctatgatgagtctggaatcttgttgattttttcacggcttacttaatgttacttgcattacaaatgcaataacttttgtggtgttgtagagtttacttaatttttgctaatatttaaaaacaataattaacagtgcaatttaggtgaaattgcactggtaagtttccaatttataattattactatattgaacgtctttaaaaataatgttaaaagcctaaaacagtaaaatgaatatgacgcttaagcggtaagaataggaaaattgttatgtgtgttacgttgggaatactgaatgtggtatttcacacttaccgcgtattggttttgtgtggaaagcaagcaaatacgcacgatctcgcacaaaatatgttacatattatCGTACACACTATAATATGAGATTTACTGCACACTTTATGATCATAA
It encodes:
- the LOC138702993 gene encoding uncharacterized protein, which produces MHFKSAGLVFVSVFMAVAWASGMKPGGGQVVFIDRFEDDKSATDNYVATDLKVKKADRTSFKISGPVEFKKDFPADAKIDVTLYEQKSSGEWMKIPGNTEDNFCTFIMKNDMWKEFVHGTDIPVQCPLNKGSYALKNSVIKLKNLPMMSPGCYKANIKITDSTGGNVYSSIIHGRFSKMDGTSNQKCVES